In Oryza sativa Japonica Group chromosome 8, ASM3414082v1, the sequence GTTGGTGCCTTTTTTAGAAAAGGAAAATGTAATGCTCCATGATATTGTTAATATTATCCTCGTTCATTTTCACACTCTTCTAAAAGTGAGCTCTAGATAGATTTGCTAAGAGCATACTTTTGCAGCAGAGGCTTGTTTACCTTAGTGGGGGTAGATACATGGTGGAAACCACTATTTAGATGAAAATCATGGAAACATTGGAAACCAGTCACAATCTTCAAGTATTTCATACAGTAAGTAGCTAGTTGTTTATGTATTCACTTTCACCATAAATCAACAAATAAGTTCTTCTTTTAACagagaaaaaataaagattttGCAGATGCCCCACCAGCTATATTTGCCAATCTTCCCCATCATAAATGACTGGCCAATCATTCACAACTTTGAACTGGAAATGTAAAAAGAacagataaaaaataaagaattttgCAGATGCCCCACAAGCTACATTTGCCAATCTTTATCTCCCCACATAAATGACTTGGCCTATCATTCATAACAGTGAATTGGCAATGTAAAAAGATGGGAGTGAAAGGGGACCAAAAGAactggagaagaagaagctctGTTGGGTGAGAACTCTGAAGTGCACCAAGCACATTCATTTGCAGCACAAGAGGGTGAGAAAACAACCCCTAACCTTTCTCCTTGTCATTTGGCAGGAACTACCAGCTACCAACTGGGCCTCTAATTCCATAGTACACTCTGCAAaggacctttttttttgggagatatATAAGCTTCCAAACTTAGGTGAAAGGTTGGCGAGGACCAGtaccaatggagcaaccacggcTTGAGCTCAGCAGCCTGGAAGGTCACCGGAGTAGCGAAAATCCAGAGAGCAGAGATGAGAAAACCGGTGAGTTCGTTCAGTTCTCCACCCAagattcttcttctttcttgctGTTCAGAAAAcatggcattgtttgatgtTCAGAAATTCCTTTTTATGCTCAAAGATATGAGAGTGTTCGATGTTCTTGTGGTGCAGAAGAGGAGGTAGACGACTGCCCGATCGAGGAGGTGCGGCTGACGGTGCCGATCACCGACGACCCGGCATTGCCGGCGCTGACGTTCAGGACATGGCTGCTGGGGCTCATCTCCTGCGCGATGCTGGCCTTCTCCAACCAGTTCTTCGGCTACCGGCAGAATCCGCTCTACATCTCGTCGCTGTCCGTGCAGATCGTCGTCTTGCCGCTGGGCAAGCTGATGGCTGCTTGCCTCCCCAAGAAGGTGTTCAGGGTGAAGGGCACGGCATGGTCGTTCTCGCTCAACCCGGGGCCGTTCAACCTCAAGGAGCATGTGCTCATCACCATCTTCGCCAACACCGGATCCAACTCCGTCTACGCCGTCGGCATTATCACCATTGTTAAGGCCTTCTACCGCCGGGAGATTCATCCTCTTGCTGCCATGCTGCTCACCCAGACAACCCAGGTACATACATGTGACTTCGACTGACACCTGACAAATTGTGTCCTGAAAATTGTTTCCATGTTCTAGTTGGAAGTACTGATTTTCAGGTTCATAATCTTTCTGTGTTGCTGGTTTGCTGTCTtaatctcttttttcttttggctCTAATCTTTCTGTGTTTGTGGGCAGCTGATGGGATATGGTTGGGCTGGCCTCTTCAGAAAGTTTCTTGTGGACTCACCTTACATGTGGTGGCCTTCAAACTTGGTACAGGTTTCACTCTTCAGGTCTGTAATTCTGTAATTACATTCTCATTTCTCTGAAAACTAACCTGTTCTTAAgctgtaataataataattctgTAATTGAAGTAGTAATATGTGTGTTGAGATTTTTGATTGGTGgctatgacaaaaaaaaatgcagagcTCTGCATGAGAAGGAGAAGAGGCCAAAGGGAGGGACGACGAGGCTGCAGTTCTTCCTGACCGTGCTCATCACCAGCTTCGCCTACTACATTGTGCCGAACTACCTGTTCCCGACCATCTCCACCATCTCGGTGGTGTGCCTGGTGTGGAAGAAGTCGGTGACGGCGCAGCAGATCGGCTCCGGCGTGTACGGCCTGGGCGTCGGCTCGTTCGGCCTGGACTGGGCGACGGTGGCCGGCTTCCTCGGCACGCCGCTGTCGACGCCGGCGTTCGCCATCGTCAACATCATGGCCGGCTTCTTCCTCATCGTCTACGTGATCGTGCCGGCGGCGTACTGGGCCGACGCGTACGGCGCCAAGCGGTTCCCGATCATCTCCTCCCACGTGTTCTCCGCCAACGGCAGCCGGTACGACGTCAACCAGGTGCTCGACACGGCGACGTTCGAGTTCAGCCAGGCCGGGTACGACGCCGCGGGCAAGATCAACCTGAGCATCTTCTTCGCCTTCACCTACGGCCTCAGCTTCGCCACGCTCGCCGCGACGCTGTCGCACGTCGCGCTCTTCCACGGCGGGTCGATATGGCGGCAGACCAAGGCGGCGGTGAGCGGGCAGGGCGGCGACGTGCACACCAGGCTGATGAAGCGCAACTACGCCGCGGTGCCGCAGTGGTGGTTCCAGGTGATGCTCGTCGCCGTGCTCGGCCTCTCCGTGTTCACCTGCGAGGGCTTCGGCCAGCAGCTGCAGCTCCCGTACTGGggcgtcctcctcgccgccggcctcgccttCTTCTTCACCCTCCCCATCGGCATCATCACCGCCACCACCAATCAGGTGACTCATTCATTCCAGACTAACTCCGTAATAATTAGGATATGTTTAGAGAGCTTAAAATTCTAAGAAATAAGCCGTTTATGAGTATGAAAAAAGTTATGTTTCTTAGCTCCTACTTTCTAGTTCATATTCTAAATTCTACAATTACAATTTTTCAGAATTTGGTTGctttctactttattttctgaattttaatttaaaCAATTTATCAGAATTCGGTTGCCTtcagtttattttctagattatATAATtacaatttatcaaaatttaaagaaaaaggcTACTTATTCGGGAATACGCTAGATGCGTATTTTTTGTTAAGAGgaataaaacatatttttacaGCCCAAAACTAAGAACAGCAGGGGACGGGAATACTAGATAGGAAGAGCTAAAGCCTATTCTCACAACAGAAGAAGCGACCTAAAAAACGACCTAGCTCTAGAGACGTAGCGCCGGCACTGCGGCGTTATTTTTTCAATTCTACAATTACAATTTTTTAGTATGGCCAAAAAAGAAAGGGATTATTTGAAAGAGACTTTGATTCTAGGAGAAGAAGTAGCTACCAAAAGCTCCCTCAGAGATGTTCTTAAACTCATGAATAGTGAATTCGTGATCAATTTATGGTTCTTTTTGGTTTCTTGGACAGCAACCTGGGCTGAACGTGATCACCGAGCTGATCATCGGATACCTGTACCCGGGGAGGCCGCTCGCCAACGTCGCCTTCAAGACGTACGGCTACATCAGCATGTCCCAGGCGATCATGTTCTTGCAGGATTTCAAGCTGGGCCACTACATGAAGATCCCACCACGCTCCATGTTCATCGTCCAGGTGAGCCCCCATCGGCTGAATCCGGACATCGATTCGTCGGAGGAGAATGTGAGCGAATTTGCCCGGTTTTGTTCATGCAGCTCGTCGGGACGGTGCTGGCGTCGTCGGTGTACTTCGGGACGTCGTGGTGGCTGCTGGAGAGCGTGAGCAACATCTGCGACCCGGCGAAGCTGCCGGAGGGGAGCCCGTGGACGTGCCCCGGCGACGACGTCTTCTTCAACGCCTCCATCATCTGGGGGGTGGTCGGCCCGCTGCGGATGTTCGGCCGCCTCGGCCTGTACGCCAAGATGAACTACTtcttcctcgccggcgcgctGGCGCCGGTGCCGGTGTGGGCGCTGTCGCGGGCGTTCCCGGGCAGGGCGTGGATCGGGCTCGTCAACATGCCGGTGCTCCTCGGCGCCACGGGGATgatgccgccggcgaggtcggtgAACTACCTCATGTGGGGCGCCGTGGGGCTCGCCTTCAACTACGTCGTGTACCGCCGGTACAAGGGGTGGTGGGCGCGGCACAACTACGTGCTGTCCGCCGGGCTGGACGCCGGCGTGGCCTTCATGGGGATCCTCTCGTACGCCGTGCTGCAGTCGAGGGGCATCAATGGCGTCAACTGGTGGGGGCTGCAGGTGGACGACCACTGCGCCCTGGCTCGTTGCCCCACGGCGCCCGGGGTCAGCGCCCCCGGCTGCCCGGTGCAGTGAGCAGAGCAGACCATTGGCATCAATCAGCTGGGAAAACTTAGGGCAGTTAGGATTATAGGTCTATATAGCTCCTCAAGTTTATAAATGATCGTTGACCAAAAATGGCATTGGAAAAGATCAGCACACAGCACTACTGTGTAATTGTGCGTAAAACAAAAGCGCCGTATGTAACTATGTATGTAGTGATGAATAGTCTGATTATATGTCAAACGCATGTGCTTGTTCTGCAGGAATTCACACAGATTCATGACAAGTTTGCATACAACAGAAGTACGTAGGGCCTGTTTATATCCCCGGCAAAAATTttcatgtcacatcgaatgtttggacataaaTAGAGTAGtaaatataaacaaaaaaataattaattacacagattgcgtgtaaattgcgagacgaatcttttaagcctaattgctccatgatttgacaatatgttgctagagtaaatatttgctaatgatgtactaattaggcttaataaattcgtctcgcagtttacagatggaatctgtaatttgttttattattagtctacgtttaatacttcaaatgtgtatccgtatatccgatgtgacacgctaaaactttacaccgaTGGACCCCGTAATTACAAGAGAAGGAAAAATGCCAGAGCCAGAAAGTACACTGGTGTGTTCCAACTATAGAGCATAAGTATGCAAGGACAAAAGCCAAGGAAAAATGCACGGTTGAAGGTTGAGACAGCTATGGAGCCCTAAAGTACACGGTTTCCAACATTTCTCCCACACAAAGCAGAGCAGAACAATACCAGAGCAGCTTAAACTTACTTCGTAGATGATATAAAACTAACAATACCAGAATTCCGTTCATCCCAAACAAAACCATCATTACAACATCTAGTCTGATCACTACATGGTACCGATTAAAGCTTTAAGCTCAGGAGAACTAGCAAACATGTACAGAATAAATTACTTGTGCACACGCTCAATCTAATAAGGGTACTAGCATTGCTAAGATGCCCACCATATAAGAAGCTAAAAGAAGGCAATGAGGAAGTAAGATTGCTGAGAATATTATCATGGGTCGAATCCTTCAAGGGCATCTCTATCGTCCATATGGATTGTACCGGCCTGAACCACCAGCCAAATTTCCCCTGCTTCTTTCAGGTGTGCTACCAGATGCATAACCACCTAGTGCAGGATCATATGCTGCGCCGCCATACATAGCGCCACCAAAGCTAGAACTACTGAGGCCACCAAAGCTCTCATCACCACCACGCCTGTATCCACTTAAGTTCCCACCAGCGTAAGGTCCATCAAAACCTCCTCCATACGGCCCAACACGACTAGCATAACCAAAAGAAGGCATGCTTCCAGATCCTCCTAATCCTGGATAGTAACGGCCATACTGAACACCATATTCACCTATCCCACCATAACCACTGAGACTACCACCACCATAAACTCCATGGTTCCTATAAGGCCCAAATCCACCACTGTTGTAGTTGCTATAAGCATTGGCCAGTCCACCATAGTCATTGCCAGAAGAATGACCCCTAGAATCCCTACCATATGCTGATCTAGAGGCACTACCATGTGATGATGGTGGTGGATTTGAGGATTTCTTTGGTTCTGCTTTCTTGATCTCCACCTACAAAGCAAATGACCGAAGTTCTATCAATATAAACCTATACGTCCTTGCTACCAATTACCCGTTGAGCATCACATTCTACAACAACAGCACAGCTGTCAATTTCAACAGAAAAATGCAACTTCTTTTGGCAGACAAGTTGACAATGGTTACACAAGTTGCATTGCACCATAAAAATACAGATAACATTTGTGTAATGAAGTGCACAAGACTCACCTTTGCACCAGCAAGATCAATCATATTTCCATTTGCTAATAAATCATCTACAACCTGATCAGAACTAAAAACTATAAATCCAAAGCCTCGTGAACGCTTGGTTTGATGATCACGCATAATCTGATGGTCCACCACAGGGCCATATTTCTGGAAGAAATGCTTGAAATCATCTGATACATCATACATGTAGAAGGACCATCAGATAAAAGAAATGTCAGGAAAAAATTATATTTCATATTGACAAATACCTTCTGTCAGTGCTTGAGGAAGCCCACCAACAAATATCTTTTTAGTTTTGAAATCCTTTGATTGCACAGAATCTTTTGGAATGGTTCTCTTGATTTCAACCtggaaaaaacaaaagaaaaggcaaaCCCGCTTAGTTTTAAGCTGTGAACATGTGGGAACACTGGAATAGGGAACTTGTAACACTTATAGGGAATCAATTCAAAGGCATCAAGCAACAACACACAGAGAACAAGATAAAGCAAACAAGGAAAATTATCAAGCAATAACTAACTAACAAGCACGTAATAATGCATGTCAACAATGGAACTTTCGACAGCTGGATAGCTAAGGCAAAACCTGTTTGTGCACAGAGAAATCAAATAAATTGATAAACCAAAACAAATTGAAGCTCATACTATTAATTGTTTACAAAAATCTAGCTTATGTCAAATGCTTAGAGCTAATTGAGACAACATGTCTATAAAAATAGACAGCCTTGTAACCAATTAGCATACCTTCACAGCAAGGTAATTGAAAAAAAGAAACTTATGCACTGTGAAATCCTCAtgaacaacaaaataaaaacagTATGATGAATGCCCATGTAGGAAAAACTACAAGTTTAATGGCATAAGATTAATTCGTCCTGACATATAACAGGTCTTTATTGTCCTCACCCCATACAAAATTAATTGACGTTTAGGACAGCCAAATTATAAAGAAAATAAGCTAAATGGTGTAATCGAAATGACAAATAAAATTGACTAAAAGATCAAGATTTTGAATGAATACACAACAGACTGATAGTTGGGCCAAGTTATCTAGAGCAGTAACACGAAAGTACAAACACTAAATGTAGTACTAGTACATACATACAAACAGTGCAGGTATGAACAATGCTCTGCAAAACTTACTTGCTTTCCATTGAATTCATGGATATCATCCATCACTCTATCCACAACGGCAGGGTTAGAATATGTAATAAAGCCAAAGCCCCTTGGCTGAGATGTGTGCTTATCCCTCATTATCACTGAATCAACTATTTCTCCATACTGGCCAAAATGCTTCACAAAATCCGCTGTTATTGAAAATAGCAAAAACCAAATTAGTATCACAAAAACAGAGCTACCACGAGAATCTATTAATCACTCAATTGACAAATATGAATATTATAACTACAGGAATCAGATTGGTTATTGAGAAAATAATAACCGTTCTAGTGCAAGCAAGAGCTAATCCATCATGCCTCATTAATTATTCTACATTGCTCAATTGCAACCTTGAACCTCATTAAGTAAAAGCAACATATCTTAAATTAAATCACATAATCGGAATTATCTCTTATGAATCAACTAACATTTTGGTTGGATATtactaataaattattatacctAGAACAGTGCGATATCAATGGTATGGACAAAAGCGGatcaaaactcaaaacaaaTACTGTATGCATTAAGTTAATGATATCAAAACAACCAACGACCACATGATAACATTATAAAAATTGCCGACGCATGTCCCAGTATCCCACCTTCATCAGGTTCACGACACGGTAAATTCCCATACATCTACAAAAATACACCGTGGTTCACCAGCATACCTAATTAATCAGGTCAAGATTGGCAATCCATTGTGGACGCACACACATTAAACTACCTACAACAACGGATCGTAATACCCCCAACGCCGTAAACGAATCGTGATGAGACCCACCAGATCCAGCACGggacacacacaaaaaaaatcgcAGAATCTCAGCTCACACAATTAGAGAAGGAAATCAAGCAAGTTACCTTCCGTGGTGTCACGGGGCAGTCCACCGACGAAGATCTTCCTGCAAACGCAAACGCAAACCAAACCGCACGAAATCAGAACGCCCCATGAGGGCGAGATCGATCGGAAACTCGCGGGGGAGAAAGTGCGGGAGGGCAAAGCGGGGATTCTCTTACCCcgcgctgccgctgcctcctcctccgcccccgccgtgctccctggacctcgcctccgccttcCCCATGGACGCCGCGCGCTAGCTAGGGTTCCGGTTCCGTCGCCTCGTGACTTCCCCTCTCTCGCTCGGTCGCTCGGTTGACAATTGCTGACTTTTCAAAGGAGAGAAGCCGCGTGAGCTCTTGGACCCACTCGGCCACTCCTGCCTAAGAAAGGCTAGGCCCACTTTTGGCCCAAATACAGCCCATTTAACTTATGGCCGGAATTTCAGTTCAAATTCCAGCCCAAATGCGTTATGTGGCCTTACACTGTGTTTGAGAGAAGggtaaggaataagttcactccaTGACCCTCAaatgtgatcgaaatctaaaccatgaccctaaactacaaaaccggatatctcgacccctaaactcctaaaaccggtgcaatttgactccttgGGCAGTTTTGggaggcggttttgctgacatggcgtctacgtggcaatattgaccgagtctttgttacacgtggcgttgacgtggtaCCTACGTGGcggtagaaataaaaaaatatgcgtgggacccgtttgtcattcacacataaaaaaattgtggggcccactgacatgtggaccccacatgtcatccttcttcctcctccctctctcccttcactctctctccccttcttccccttcggccggcggcggcagcgggagctAGCTgaagtggcggcggtggtgggctggagcggcggcggcgggcagtggaaggccggagcggcggcggcggcggcggtggcgggtgggTGGCTCGGCCCTGCTCCAGCTCGGAGGGCCGGAActtgtggccgccgccgccgtcctgctCGTCTCGCAGCGGGCCCAAGTGGCCGCCTCCCTCTTCCACCCCGGCACGGCTGCGCCGCCGGCTTCGACTGCGTGGACCGCCGCCTtcgacctccgcctccatctTCGGCCATCGACGACGCCAAGGGCAACCCCCGCCGGTCGACTTCCTCCACGACGCTGACCCCATCTCGCCAAGCGCTAGCCTCGCCATCGTCGACTCCTCCACTCGGGGGACCGCTGCCACCGTCGGAGGGGGCGACCGCCTCTTCGTCGCGCCGAGGTCCGTCGCCGTTGACCCAGGGGACGAGCTCCTTGCGCACCTCCGTCCACCACGCCGACGGCGCTCCAGAACCCGCTCCAGCTAGGTCCCGCTGCCGCCAGCGCTTCAGCTCCCACCGACCGCCACCACACCACAGCCCATGCCCCACCCGCCGGCCGAGGGTGaacaagggagagagagagaagggagagagggaggaggaagaaggaaggaggatgacatgtggggcccacatgtcagtgggccccacattttttatgtgtgtgaatgacaaacgggtcccacgcatattttttatttataccgccacgtaggtgccacgtcaacgccacgtgtaacaacgactcggtcaatattgccacgtaggcgccacatggcgccacgtcagcaaaaccgcctccCAAAACTGctcagggagtcaaattgcaccggttttaggtgtttggggtcgagatatccggttttgtagtttagggtcatggtttagatttcgatcacttttgagggtcatgaagtgaacttattccgaagGGGAAAGGagaaggaataggttcacattAGGTCCTTCTTTTGACGTTGAGTTTGAATTACGCTGTCGAACCGAAATACCAGATATAACCCGTTTCTTAACTTGAAAATCGGTGTAACTAAGGATCCAAGAAATCTAGTCCACAGTTTTAGCTGATGTGACAAGTGGGACCTAGGTAGGCCCTAGATGTTAGTGCtatccccctccctctctccatctccatctctgaTTCATCTCTCTTTCGAACTCCATCTGCAATCCCCCAATATTGCTCTCTATCTCTCCTTAGTTCCCCATCGCGAACATGGGAAGTGATGGATGCCGCGGCGTGCCAACCTCAAAATAAGGGACCAGTGGTAACGTGGCGGCCTCAAGATGAGGGACCAGCAGTAGTGGCGTGGCAGCCTCAAGATGAGGGACTGGTTAAGAGAAGGGTAGCGGCCGGCGAATAAAAGCTTGACGTCAACGGTTTgacccttcctcttctctcattCTTACTGGTGCCTTCCCGTTCCTTGGCGCCTCTCGTGGCAAGCTCATCGGCGGATGCCTCATTTCGCTCTGACTTCCCGGAGTGATATCAGCGCCGATGGCGATGGGGGTGGTGGATAGCAGAAGGTGGGGTGGCAACAACAATAGTGGTGCCCCCGTTTCCAGTGCCTCTAGGTGAAGGTGAAGATGCCAAGACTATGTGTTTCGGTGTCGTTGCAAGTGAAGACTCCTTGGGTGAAGGTGGCGGTGAAGGGTGTGGCGAAGGTGGCCTCATCGTAGGCCACGTCATATGAGCCCAAGCCACTCCTCCGCCTTCTCCGTCAAGGGCCAAAGCCACCAGAGCCGAAGCCATCGCTCACCCTCCCACTCCTCTGCGAGTCCATTACCACCGACAAGCCGGACACCACCAAACACGGCAAGCCTATGCCGGCGCTCGCATACACCACCACCACACCGACATTTGTCTATGCTGCCATCTCCATCCCAACAACTTCCACCCAAGATCTGCTTCTCGTTGACACAGGCATAAGCACAAGCGACCATtgtgccaccgccaccacctcccccaccacccATC encodes:
- the LOC4345909 gene encoding oligopeptide transporter 5, with the translated sequence MEQPRLELSSLEGHRSSENPESRDEKTEEEVDDCPIEEVRLTVPITDDPALPALTFRTWLLGLISCAMLAFSNQFFGYRQNPLYISSLSVQIVVLPLGKLMAACLPKKVFRVKGTAWSFSLNPGPFNLKEHVLITIFANTGSNSVYAVGIITIVKAFYRREIHPLAAMLLTQTTQLMGYGWAGLFRKFLVDSPYMWWPSNLVQVSLFRALHEKEKRPKGGTTRLQFFLTVLITSFAYYIVPNYLFPTISTISVVCLVWKKSVTAQQIGSGVYGLGVGSFGLDWATVAGFLGTPLSTPAFAIVNIMAGFFLIVYVIVPAAYWADAYGAKRFPIISSHVFSANGSRYDVNQVLDTATFEFSQAGYDAAGKINLSIFFAFTYGLSFATLAATLSHVALFHGGSIWRQTKAAVSGQGGDVHTRLMKRNYAAVPQWWFQVMLVAVLGLSVFTCEGFGQQLQLPYWGVLLAAGLAFFFTLPIGIITATTNQQPGLNVITELIIGYLYPGRPLANVAFKTYGYISMSQAIMFLQDFKLGHYMKIPPRSMFIVQLVGTVLASSVYFGTSWWLLESVSNICDPAKLPEGSPWTCPGDDVFFNASIIWGVVGPLRMFGRLGLYAKMNYFFLAGALAPVPVWALSRAFPGRAWIGLVNMPVLLGATGMMPPARSVNYLMWGAVGLAFNYVVYRRYKGWWARHNYVLSAGLDAGVAFMGILSYAVLQSRGINGVNWWGLQVDDHCALARCPTAPGVSAPGCPVQ
- the LOC4345910 gene encoding heterogeneous nuclear ribonucleoprotein 1; amino-acid sequence: MGKAEARSREHGGGGGGGSGSAGKIFVGGLPRDTTEADFVKHFGQYGEIVDSVIMRDKHTSQPRGFGFITYSNPAVVDRVMDDIHEFNGKQVEIKRTIPKDSVQSKDFKTKKIFVGGLPQALTEDDFKHFFQKYGPVVDHQIMRDHQTKRSRGFGFIVFSSDQVVDDLLANGNMIDLAGAKVEIKKAEPKKSSNPPPSSHGSASRSAYGRDSRGHSSGNDYGGLANAYSNYNSGGFGPYRNHGVYGGGSLSGYGGIGEYGVQYGRYYPGLGGSGSMPSFGYASRVGPYGGGFDGPYAGGNLSGYRRGGDESFGGLSSSSFGGAMYGGAAYDPALGGYASGSTPERSRGNLAGGSGRYNPYGR